One window from the genome of Paramisgurnus dabryanus chromosome 24, PD_genome_1.1, whole genome shotgun sequence encodes:
- the LOC135728102 gene encoding granzyme G-like: protein MSIFWFITTLLLLHSCTPGVGMDHGIVNGKESIPHSRPYMVYIRDKYTQLACGGFLIREDFVMTAAHCKTKHLMVYLGVDDTHDLPEGIEVDVFSHESFANKAGDDIMLLKLKTPATLSKTVNIIALPETNREEISSNCMVMGWGWQEHDKKSQSSVLREVNLTLLASENCATPHTLCTKEEAGPARGDSGGPLICGNEAVGIVSYYIMNEITSYLTMYTNVSHYLPWIHSKIMNAPL from the exons GTGTCGGCATGGATCATGGTATCGTTAATGGTAAGGAGTCCATTCCACACAGCCGCCCATACATGGTCTACATTCGTGACAAATACACACAATTAGCATGTGGTGGATTTTTGATAAGAGAAGATTTTGTGATGACGGCTGCCCACTGCAAAACAAA ACATCTCATGGTGTATTTGGGTGTTGATGACACACATGATTTACCTGAGGGTATAGAGGTCGATGTCTTTTCACATGAAAGTTTTGCAAACAAGGCAGGTGATGACATCATGCTACTAAAG CTTAAAACCCCAGCGACTCTGAGCAAGACGGTGAATATCATTGCCCTGCCAGAAACTAATAGAGAGGAAATCTCAAGTAACTGCATGGTCATGGGTTGGGGATGGCAGGAACACGATAAGAAGTCTCAATCAAGCGTCCTGAGAGAAGTGAACTTGACTCTTTTAGCCTCTGAAAATTGTGCCACACCTCACACTTTATGCACTAAGGAAGAAGCCGGGCCAGCACGG GGCGACTCTGGCGGTCCACTTATTTGTGGAAATGAAGCAGTGGGCATTGTGTCTTACTACATAATGAATGAGATTACAAGCTATCTTACAATGTATACTAACGTTTCTCACTACCTTCCATGGATTCatagtaaaatcatgaatgcaCCTCTTTAA
- the LOC135721138 gene encoding granzyme-like protein 1, producing MSIFWFITTLLLLHSCTPGVGMDHGIVNGKESIPHSHPYMVYIYDKYTHTACGGFLIKENFVMTAAHCKTNHLKVYLGVNDTNHLPEGIEVNAFSHESFANKPGDDIMLLKLKTPATLNKTVNIIALPKTNKEKISSNCMAMGWGWKEYNEFTPSRVLKEVNLTLLASENCAIPHTLCTKEEAGPAQGDSGGPLVCGNEAVGIVSYCIMDESTSYLTMYTKISHYLTWIHKIMNGFL from the exons ATGAGCATCTTTTGGTTTATAACTACACTGCTACTGCTGCACTCCTGCACCCCAG GTGTCGGCATGGATCATGGTATCGTTAATGGTAAGGAGTCCATTCCACACAGCCACCCATACATGGTCTACATTTAtgacaaatacacacatacagcatGTGGTGGATTTTTGATAAAGGAAAATTTTGTGATGACGGCTGCCCACTGCAAAACAAA TCATCTCAAGGTGTATTTGGGTGTTAATGACACAAATCATTTACCTGAGGGTATAGAGGTCAATGCCTTTTCACATGAAAGTTTTGCAAACAAGCCAGGTGATGACATCATGCTACTAAAG CTTAAAACCCCAGCGACTCTGAACAAGACTGTGAATATCATTGCCCTGCCAAAAACTAATAAAGAGAAAATCTCAAGTAACTGCATGGCCATGGGTTGGGGCTGGAAGGAATACAATGAGTTTACTCCATCAAGAGTCCTGAAAGAAGTGAACTTGACTCTTTTAGCCTCTGAAAATTGTGCCATACCTCACACTTTATGCACTAAGGAAGAAGCCGGGCCAGCACAG GGAGACTCTGGCGGTCCACTTGTTTGTGGAAATGAAGCAGTGGGCATTGTGTCTTACTGCATAATGGACGAGTCTACAAGCTATCTTACAATGTATACTAAAATCTCTCACTACCTAACATGGAttcataaaatcatgaatggaTTTCTTTAA